One region of Archocentrus centrarchus isolate MPI-CPG fArcCen1 chromosome 6, fArcCen1, whole genome shotgun sequence genomic DNA includes:
- the isl2a gene encoding insulin gene enhancer protein isl-2a — translation MVDILLNTSFLDDMGDHSKKKSGIAMCVGCGSQIHDQYILRVSPDLEWHAACLKCAECNQHLDETCTCFVRDGKTYCKRDYARLFGIKCAKCNMGFCSSDLVMRARDNVYHMECFRCSVCSRHLLPGDEFSLRDDELLCRADHGLMMERASAGSPLSPGNIHTRPLHISDPVSVRHPPHHRNHVHKQSEKTTRVRTVLNEKQLHTLRTCYNANPRPDALMKEQLVEMTGLSPRVIRVWFQNKRCKDKKKSILMKQLQQQQHSDKTNLQGLTGTPLVAGSPIRHDNTVQGNPVEVQSYQPPWKTLSDFALQTDLDQPAFQQLVSFSEAGSLGNSSGSDVTSLSSQLPDTPNSMVPSPVDT, via the exons ATGGTGGATATTCTGCTCAACACTTCTTTCTTGGATGATATGGGGGATCATTCAAAAA AGAAGTCGGGAATCGCAATGTGTGTGGGCTGTGGAAGTCAGATACACGACCAGTATATCCTGAGAGTGTCCCCGGACCTGGAGTGGCACGCAGCCTGCCTCAAGTGTGCAGAGTGCAACCAGCATCTGGACGAGACCTGCACTTGCTTCGTCCGAGACGGAAAGACTTACTGTAAAAGAGATTATGCAAG GTTATTTGGCATCAAATGTGCAAAGTGTAACATGGGCTTCTGTAGCAGCGACCTGGTGATGAGAGCCCGGGACAATGTGTATCACATGGAGTGTTTTCGGTGCTCCGTGTGCAGCCGACACCTCCTGCCGGGAGACGAGTTCTCCCTACGGGACGATGAGCTGCTGTGCCGGGCGGACCACGGCTTGATGATGGAGCGGGCCTCTGCAGGGAGCCCGCTGAGCCCGGGGAACATTCACACCAGACCGTTACACATCTCAG ACCCAGTTTCGGTCCGGCACCCTCCACATCACAGGAACCATGTCCACAAACAGTCCGAGAAGACCACCAGAGTGCGGACAGTGCTCAACGAGAAGCAGCTCCACACACTGCGGACCTGCTACAACGCCAACCCGAGACCGGACGCTCTGATGAAGGAGCAGCTGGTGGAGATGACCGGCCTGAGCCCGAGGGTGATCCGTGTCTGGTTTCAGAACAAGCGCTGCAAAGACAAGAAGAAGTCCATCCTGATGAAacagcttcagcagcagcaacacagcGACAAAACC AATCTGCAGGGCCTGACAGGCACACCTCTGGTGGCAGGCAGTCCTATCCGGCACGATAACACCGTGCAGGGGAATCCTGTGGAGGTGCAATCCTACCAGCCTCCGTGGAAAACCCTCAGCGACTTCGCCCTACAGACTGATCTTGACCAGCCTGCTTTCCAACAACTG GTGTCTTTCTCTGAGGCGGGCTCTCTGGGAAACTCCTCGGGTAGTGATGTGACCTCTCTGTCGTCTCAGCTGCCGGACACTCCGAACAGTATGGTGCCGAGTCCCGTGGACACGTGA